The following proteins are encoded in a genomic region of Streptococcus equi subsp. equi:
- the ydiB gene encoding P-loop hydrolase, translated as MFYSKNENELIAYGQGIGRQLKAGDVLVLTGDLGAGKTTLTKGVAKGLGIDQMIKSPTYTIAREYEGRLPLYHLDVYRIGDDPDSIDLDDFIFGGGVTVIEWGELLAKGTLHDYLEILITKTETGRQVDYLAHGHRSEALLEELKHV; from the coding sequence ATGTTTTATAGCAAAAATGAGAATGAATTAATCGCTTACGGGCAAGGCATTGGTAGACAGCTAAAGGCAGGAGATGTGCTTGTCTTGACTGGTGACTTAGGTGCTGGTAAAACAACGCTGACCAAGGGGGTTGCTAAGGGTTTGGGGATTGATCAGATGATTAAAAGCCCAACCTATACTATCGCTCGAGAATATGAGGGAAGACTACCCTTGTATCATTTAGATGTTTATCGGATTGGTGATGATCCGGACTCTATTGATTTAGATGATTTTATCTTTGGTGGTGGGGTTACTGTGATTGAGTGGGGCGAGCTTTTAGCCAAGGGAACCCTGCATGACTACCTTGAAATTTTAATAACAAAAACAGAAACAGGCCGGCAGGTTGATTATCTAGCACATGGTCATCGATCAGAGGCACTTCTTGAGGAGCTTAAGCATGTCTGA